The Primulina huaijiensis isolate GDHJ02 chromosome 17, ASM1229523v2, whole genome shotgun sequence genome window below encodes:
- the LOC140962532 gene encoding BEL1-like homeodomain protein 7 — MLAKKEILDTKFMAAYFPTSNSQTDAATMLYSRDTLPGSYSETPVIPGNTMMYMNFSPSSGPFSDALTGNSQRQSTCFEIQPAGNSEPGSSQQEIMLNFGGSRIVEHDLSSWKDGRNEMLMMHPINGAPSVLQGQGLSLSLGTHIPSGMQISPIPYQNDSSSFSPFLGPNPTISNDERGGNQSFEEDDNSRTRQLSYNEYMLSCIQGTGADAIKTDSYGMPSMSKAIPGSKYLKAAQQLLDEVVNVKKAIKEQNSKKELVKDSKEADGGLEDGVSDPSQAGVSSVPPESSSNSTNELPAAEKQDLQNKLTKLLAMLDEVDRRYKQYYHQMKIVVSSFDVIAGSGAAKPYTALALLTISRHFRCLRDAINGQIQVARKNLGEQDDSSNGKGIVISRLRYVDKQLRQQRALQQLGMMPQHVWRPQRGLPETSVSILRAWLFEHFLHPYPKDSDKIMLARQTGLTRSQVSNWFINARVRLWKPMVEEMYKEETGDTEADSNSSSETTPRTVKTNGKTSRDKGEDFQQTSVSSSQNLASNSIPLLDVEMMEPDNNPTFQSPSKYCTRKSGDRQRQIDETTLFHDSMGHSNYGADRFIEAAYHISEFERFGNGNGKISLTLGLQQSPGGNIPICNESRNGFVNNVRGSDAYNASDLAMETETAEFDCLDSENRQQRFVPPTRLLHDFVA; from the exons ATGTTAGCCAAGAAGGAAATTCTTGACACAAAATTCATGGCTGCATATTTTCCAACATCAAACAGTCAAACCGATGCTGCAACGATGCTCTATTCAAGGGATACTTTGCCTGGTTCTTATTCAGAAACACCAGTTATTCCCGGAAACACGATGATGTATATGAATTTCTCGCCTTCCTCAGGCCCGTTTTCCGATGCACTTACTGGGAATTCTCAAAGGCAAAGCACCTGTTTTGAAATTCAACCTGCTGGCAATTCTGAGCCCGGCTCATCTCAACAAGAAATAATGCTAAATTTTGGAGGTTCTCGAATTGTAGAACATGATTTAAGCTCGTGGAAAGATGGTAGAAACGAGATGCTAATGATGCACCCCATAAATGGTGCTCCCAGTGTTCTTCAAGGTCAAGGATTATCCCTCAGTCTCGGTACACATATACCCTCAGGAATGCAGATATCACCGATCCCGTATCAGAATGATTCTTCCAGTTTCTCTCCGTTCTTGGGTCCGAACCCAACAATCTCTAATGATGAGAGAGGTGGGAACCAGTCTTTCGAAGAAGATGACAATTCACGAACTAGGCAATTGAGTTATAATGAATATATGCTTTCTTGTATTCAAGGAACCGGTGCTGATGCAATAAAAACCGATTCATATGGCATGCCGAGTATGTCAAAAGCCATTCCTGGCTCAAAATACCTGAAAGCTGCACAACAACTGCTTGATGAAGTTGTTAATGTCAAAAAAGCTATTAAGGAACAAAATTCCAAGAAAGAGCTAGTAAAGGACTCAAAAGAAGCTGATGGGGGCTTGGAAGATGGTGTTTCAGATCCTTCTCAAGCAGGGGTATCTTCAGTTCCACCTGAGTCAAGCAGCAACTCCACCAATGAACTTCCAGCTGCTGAGAAGCAGGATTTGCAGAATAAATTGACAAAGCTTTTGGCAATGTTGGACGag GTTGACAGGCGATACAAGCAGTATTACCATCAGATGAAGATAGTGGTGTCTTCCTTTGATGTGATAGCTGGATCTGGGGCAGCTAAACCGTACACAGCACTTGCCCTCCTCACAATTTCTCGCCATTTTCGCTGCTTGCGTGATGCTATAAATGGCCAGATTCAAGTAGCACGAAAAAACCTTGGTGAGCAAGATGATTCTTCAAATGGCAAAGGGATCGTTATATCTCGCCTACGATATGTGGACAAGCAACTCAGACAACAGAGAGCCCTTCAGCAGCTCGGAATGATGCCACAGCACGTGTGGAGGCCACAGCGGGGACTTCCTGAAACATCTGTTTCAATCTTGCGTGCTTGGCTTTTCGAGCACTTCCTCCATCC ATATCCAAAAGATTCTGACAAGATAATGCTAGCGAGGCAAACTGGACTAACAAGAAGTCAG GTCTCAAACTGGTTCATAAATGCCCGAGTCCGGCTTTGGAAGCCCATGGTTGAAGAAATGTACAAAGAAGAGACTGGTGACACGGAAGCCGACTCTAATTCTTCATCAGAAACCACACCAAGAACCGTAAAAACCAATGGCAAAACATCTCGCGATAAAGGAGAAGATTTTCAGCAAACCTCTGTTTCCTCTAGCCAGAACCTTGCCTCGAATTCCATTCCCTTGCTTGACGTAGAAATGATGGAACCAGACAACAATCCCACTTTCCAATCTCCAAGCAAGTACTGTACAAGAAAATCAGGAGACAGGCAGAGGCAGATTGATGAAACTACTCTTTTTCATGATTCTATGGGACATTCAAATTATGGCGCCGACCGATTTATCGAAGCTGCATACCATATTTCGGAATTCGAAAGATTTGGCAATGGGAATGGAAAGATTTCACTCACACTAGGATTGCAGCAGAGCCCAGGTGGTAACATTCCAATTTGTAATGAAAGTCGCAACGGTTTTGTTAATAATGTAAGAGGATCTGATGCATACAATGCATCAGATTTGGCTATGGAGACTGAGACTGCAGAATTCGATTGTTTGGATTCTGAAAACCGGCAGCAACGATTCGTCCCTCCTACCCGTCTTTTACATGACTTCGTCGCATGA
- the LOC140963178 gene encoding uncharacterized protein isoform X3 has translation MGKRKTMNGGGGDSQHSPSTVFVANLPFSLTSAQLEETFGEIGPIRRCFMVTDKGSKEHRGFGYVQFAVVEDASRAIELKNNSIVGGRKIVVKQAMHRASLEKRRPKENQETDKLGQPSNLQAKGKLTVKGVGNAVSNGPPDEGHNSEKQRVAKTVVFGGLFDNNMADEVHRRARGFGTVSSVIYPLPEEELDRHGLAQEGCRTNASSVLFTSVKSACACVAALHQKEIHGKFVWARQLGGEGSKTQKWKLIVRNLPFKATQTEVKDMFAAEGFVWDVFVPQNSETGSSKGFAFAKFTSKQEAENAIQKFNGKKFGKRTIAVDWAVSKKVYTSVSNSVTAVEDGKNENDGEADIDSDSADNDVEVVEKSQEADNGDVALDVSEENDSESEVDFEEEVEIARKVMNNLTSSSSRNVFGDEEHQGQLNGKNNDESVEVENKCSDASAKPTLDSTRSKLVNAKSVEGDDELQRTIFITNLPFGVDTEEVKQRFSAFGEVQSFIPVFHQVTKRPRGTGFLKFRTNDAFNAAFSAASEESGLGIFLKGRKLTVLKALDKKTADNKALEKAKKEDHDHRNLYLAKEGLIMKGTPAAEGVSEKDMSKRQNLYEKKMTKLRSPNFRVSRTRLIVYNVPTTMKEKDLKQLFISAVASRAKKQKPSIQQIKLLEDIKKVENGEKSGRRGVAFIEFTEHQHALVALRVLNNNPGTFGPERRPIVEFAIDDVQKLKLRKEKIQYQQQASLNNSTEDLQQKVRVTSSEHSPINMRSRKRKIRDDDASAKTFVNKKGKSENRFRGANPNNESSFSLTEEKSQSSTVLHPSSKKKLKQSKEKVKNQQNGRKHGGTDPLRKDNTPSIKQERVEPVGKHRKGRAFKGQSEQSKEGINPRNRKKGQKNNAVGKDMVDKLDLLIEQYRSKFTQNDSLRSDDKKQGSKRLKRWFES, from the exons ATGGGAAAGAGGAAGACAATGAATGGCGGCGGCGGCGATAGCCAGCACTCTCCGTCCACAGTATTCGTCGCGAATTTACCTTTTTCGCTTACCAGCGCTCAG CTGGAAGAAACATTCGGTGAGATTGGACCTATCAGAAGGTGCTTCATGGTGACGGACAAGG GGTCTAAGGAACACCGAGGCTTTGGCTATGTACAATT TGCTGTCGTTGAAGATGCTAGCCGTGCAATTGAACTGAAAAACAACTCGATCGTTGGAGGTAGAAAGATTGTCGTCAAACAAGCTATGCATCGAGCTTCCCTCGAGAAACGCCGACCAAAAGAAAATCAAG AGACAGACAAGCTTGGACAGCCTTCAAATCTCCAAGCAAAAG GCAAATTAACGGTAAAAGGAGTAGGAAACGCTGTATCAAATGGTCCACCTGATGAAGGACATAATTCTGAAAAACAACG GGTTGCCAAGACAGTCGTATTTGGTGGTCTTTTTGACAATAACATGGCCGACGAAGTTCATCGGCGAGCTAGGGGTTTTGGAACAGTATCGTCTGTCATTTACCCTCTTCCAGAGGAAGAGCTTGACCGGCATG GGCTGGCTCAAGAAGGGTGTAGAACGAATGCTTCATCAGTACTGTTTACCAGTGTGAAATCAGCTTGTGCGTGTGTTGCAGCACTGCACCAAAAAGAGATACATGGAAAATTTGTCTGGGCACGGCAGCTTGGTGGAGAG GGCTCTAAAACCCAAAAATGGAAACTTATTGTCAGGAATCTCCCTTTCAAG GCCACACAGACCGAGGTTAAAGATATGTTTGCTGCTGAAGGATTTGTCTGGGATGTTTTTGTCCCCCAAAATTCTGAGACGGG GTCATCTAAAGGATTTGCATTTGCTAAATTCACATCAAAACAAGAAGCGGAAAAT GCTATCCAGAAGTTCAATGGgaaaaaatttgggaaaaggaCAATTGCGGTTGACTGGGCTGTCTCTAAAAAAGTCTATACCTCGGTTAGCAATTCTGTTACTGCTGTAGAAGATG GGAAGAATGAAAATGATGGAGAAGCTGATATTGATAGTGATTCAGCGGATAACGACGTGGAGGTGGTGGAAAAATCACAAGAAGCTGATAATGGTGATGTTGCTCTGGATGTGTCTGAGGAAAATGACAGTGAaagtgaagttgattttgagGAAGAGGTGGAGATTGCTAGAAAAGTTATGAATAATCTCACGTCATCATCTTCTAGAAATGTTTTTGGAGATGAGGAACACCAAGGGCAATTAAACGGGAAAAATAatgatgaatcagttgaggTAGAAAACAAATGTTCTGATGCATCAGCAAAACCAacattggactctacaagatcTAAACTAGTAAACGCAAAATCAGTTGAAGGAGATGATGAGTTGCAGAGGACCATTTTCATTACCAATCTTCCTTTTGGTGTTGACACCGAAGAAGTGAAGCAACGTTTTTCTGCATTTGGTGAAGTGCAGTCATTTATACCAGTTTTTCATCAAGTCACCAA GCGACCCCGGGGAACTGGTTTTCTCAAGTTTAGGACAAACGATGCTTTCAATGCAGCATTTTCGGCAGCCAGTGAAGAATCTGGTCTTGGTATCTTCTTAAAAGGTAGAAAGCTAACTGTCCTGAAGGCTTTGGACAAGAAAACAGCTGATAATAAGGCATTGGAGAAGGCCAAAAAAGAAGATCATGACCACCGAAATCTTTACCTGGCAAAG GAAGGCCTAATCATGAAAGGTACACCTGCTGCTGAAGGAGTTTCAGAGAAAGATATGTCAAAGCGCCAGaa CTTGTATGAGAAAAAGATGACCAAGCTTCGTTCCCCAAACTTTCGCGTGTCGAGGACAAGGCTAATTGTTTACAATGTGCCTACGACAATGAAAgaaaaagatttaaaacaaCTTTTTATAAGTGCAGTTGCCTCTCGTGCCAAAAAGCAAAAACCCTCAATTCAGCAG ATAAAGCTCTTGGAAGACATAAAAAAAGTAGAGAATGGAGAAAAAAGTGGTCGAAGAGGAGTTGCTTTCATAGAGTTCACAGAGCATCAACACGCACTCGTGGCCCTGAGAGTTCTTAATAACAATCCTG GCACATTTGGTCCTGAACGACGCCCAATTGTGGAGTTTGCAATAGACGATGTCCAGAAATTGAAGCTTCGTAAAGAAAAGATTCAATATCAGCAGCAGGCTTCTCTTAACAACAGCACAGAGGATTTGCAGCAAAAAGTTCGTGTAACAAGCTCAGAGCATTCCCCTATAAACATGAGGTCGAGGAAGCGGAAAATCAGAGATGATGATGCATCAGCAAAGACATTTGTCAATAAAAAAGGGAAATCGGAAAACAGATTTCGTGGAGCAAATCCCAATAATGAAAGCAGTTTCAGTTTGACCGAGGAAAAATCTCAAAGCAGCACGGTGCTTCACCCCTCATCGAAGAAAAAGCTGAAACAGTCAAAAGAGAAGGTTAAAAACCAGCAGAACGGAAGGAAACACGGTGGGACAGATCCATTACGGAAGGATAATACGCCGAGCATTAAGCAAGAACGTGTTGAACCCGTAggtaaacatagaaaaggacgGGCTTTCAAAGGCCAGTCTGAACAATCAAAAGAGGGCATCAATCCAAGGAACAGAAAAAAGGGCCAAAAGAACAATGCAGTGGGAAAGGACATGGTTGATAAACTTGACTTGTTGATTGAACAGTACCGATCCAAATTCACACAGAACGATTCTCTTCGAAGTGATGACAAGAAGCAAGGCTCTAAGAGACTTAAAAGGTGGTTTGAATCATGA
- the LOC140963178 gene encoding uncharacterized protein isoform X1, with product MGKRKTMNGGGGDSQHSPSTVFVANLPFSLTSAQLEETFGEIGPIRRCFMVTDKGSKEHRGFGYVQFAVVEDASRAIELKNNSIVGGRKIVVKQAMHRASLEKRRPKENQVHLEDAVQTKNDKDILTAETDKLGQPSNLQAKGKLTVKGVGNAVSNGPPDEGHNSEKQRVAKTVVFGGLFDNNMADEVHRRARGFGTVSSVIYPLPEEELDRHGLAQEGCRTNASSVLFTSVKSACACVAALHQKEIHGKFVWARQLGGEGSKTQKWKLIVRNLPFKATQTEVKDMFAAEGFVWDVFVPQNSETGSSKGFAFAKFTSKQEAENAIQKFNGKKFGKRTIAVDWAVSKKVYTSVSNSVTAVEDGKNENDGEADIDSDSADNDVEVVEKSQEADNGDVALDVSEENDSESEVDFEEEVEIARKVMNNLTSSSSRNVFGDEEHQGQLNGKNNDESVEVENKCSDASAKPTLDSTRSKLVNAKSVEGDDELQRTIFITNLPFGVDTEEVKQRFSAFGEVQSFIPVFHQVTKRPRGTGFLKFRTNDAFNAAFSAASEESGLGIFLKGRKLTVLKALDKKTADNKALEKAKKEDHDHRNLYLAKEGLIMKGTPAAEGVSEKDMSKRQNLYEKKMTKLRSPNFRVSRTRLIVYNVPTTMKEKDLKQLFISAVASRAKKQKPSIQQIKLLEDIKKVENGEKSGRRGVAFIEFTEHQHALVALRVLNNNPGTFGPERRPIVEFAIDDVQKLKLRKEKIQYQQQASLNNSTEDLQQKVRVTSSEHSPINMRSRKRKIRDDDASAKTFVNKKGKSENRFRGANPNNESSFSLTEEKSQSSTVLHPSSKKKLKQSKEKVKNQQNGRKHGGTDPLRKDNTPSIKQERVEPVGKHRKGRAFKGQSEQSKEGINPRNRKKGQKNNAVGKDMVDKLDLLIEQYRSKFTQNDSLRSDDKKQGSKRLKRWFES from the exons ATGGGAAAGAGGAAGACAATGAATGGCGGCGGCGGCGATAGCCAGCACTCTCCGTCCACAGTATTCGTCGCGAATTTACCTTTTTCGCTTACCAGCGCTCAG CTGGAAGAAACATTCGGTGAGATTGGACCTATCAGAAGGTGCTTCATGGTGACGGACAAGG GGTCTAAGGAACACCGAGGCTTTGGCTATGTACAATT TGCTGTCGTTGAAGATGCTAGCCGTGCAATTGAACTGAAAAACAACTCGATCGTTGGAGGTAGAAAGATTGTCGTCAAACAAGCTATGCATCGAGCTTCCCTCGAGAAACGCCGACCAAAAGAAAATCAAG TTCATCTTGAAGATGCTGTCCAGACGAAGAATGATAAGGATATTTTGACTGCAGAGACAGACAAGCTTGGACAGCCTTCAAATCTCCAAGCAAAAG GCAAATTAACGGTAAAAGGAGTAGGAAACGCTGTATCAAATGGTCCACCTGATGAAGGACATAATTCTGAAAAACAACG GGTTGCCAAGACAGTCGTATTTGGTGGTCTTTTTGACAATAACATGGCCGACGAAGTTCATCGGCGAGCTAGGGGTTTTGGAACAGTATCGTCTGTCATTTACCCTCTTCCAGAGGAAGAGCTTGACCGGCATG GGCTGGCTCAAGAAGGGTGTAGAACGAATGCTTCATCAGTACTGTTTACCAGTGTGAAATCAGCTTGTGCGTGTGTTGCAGCACTGCACCAAAAAGAGATACATGGAAAATTTGTCTGGGCACGGCAGCTTGGTGGAGAG GGCTCTAAAACCCAAAAATGGAAACTTATTGTCAGGAATCTCCCTTTCAAG GCCACACAGACCGAGGTTAAAGATATGTTTGCTGCTGAAGGATTTGTCTGGGATGTTTTTGTCCCCCAAAATTCTGAGACGGG GTCATCTAAAGGATTTGCATTTGCTAAATTCACATCAAAACAAGAAGCGGAAAAT GCTATCCAGAAGTTCAATGGgaaaaaatttgggaaaaggaCAATTGCGGTTGACTGGGCTGTCTCTAAAAAAGTCTATACCTCGGTTAGCAATTCTGTTACTGCTGTAGAAGATG GGAAGAATGAAAATGATGGAGAAGCTGATATTGATAGTGATTCAGCGGATAACGACGTGGAGGTGGTGGAAAAATCACAAGAAGCTGATAATGGTGATGTTGCTCTGGATGTGTCTGAGGAAAATGACAGTGAaagtgaagttgattttgagGAAGAGGTGGAGATTGCTAGAAAAGTTATGAATAATCTCACGTCATCATCTTCTAGAAATGTTTTTGGAGATGAGGAACACCAAGGGCAATTAAACGGGAAAAATAatgatgaatcagttgaggTAGAAAACAAATGTTCTGATGCATCAGCAAAACCAacattggactctacaagatcTAAACTAGTAAACGCAAAATCAGTTGAAGGAGATGATGAGTTGCAGAGGACCATTTTCATTACCAATCTTCCTTTTGGTGTTGACACCGAAGAAGTGAAGCAACGTTTTTCTGCATTTGGTGAAGTGCAGTCATTTATACCAGTTTTTCATCAAGTCACCAA GCGACCCCGGGGAACTGGTTTTCTCAAGTTTAGGACAAACGATGCTTTCAATGCAGCATTTTCGGCAGCCAGTGAAGAATCTGGTCTTGGTATCTTCTTAAAAGGTAGAAAGCTAACTGTCCTGAAGGCTTTGGACAAGAAAACAGCTGATAATAAGGCATTGGAGAAGGCCAAAAAAGAAGATCATGACCACCGAAATCTTTACCTGGCAAAG GAAGGCCTAATCATGAAAGGTACACCTGCTGCTGAAGGAGTTTCAGAGAAAGATATGTCAAAGCGCCAGaa CTTGTATGAGAAAAAGATGACCAAGCTTCGTTCCCCAAACTTTCGCGTGTCGAGGACAAGGCTAATTGTTTACAATGTGCCTACGACAATGAAAgaaaaagatttaaaacaaCTTTTTATAAGTGCAGTTGCCTCTCGTGCCAAAAAGCAAAAACCCTCAATTCAGCAG ATAAAGCTCTTGGAAGACATAAAAAAAGTAGAGAATGGAGAAAAAAGTGGTCGAAGAGGAGTTGCTTTCATAGAGTTCACAGAGCATCAACACGCACTCGTGGCCCTGAGAGTTCTTAATAACAATCCTG GCACATTTGGTCCTGAACGACGCCCAATTGTGGAGTTTGCAATAGACGATGTCCAGAAATTGAAGCTTCGTAAAGAAAAGATTCAATATCAGCAGCAGGCTTCTCTTAACAACAGCACAGAGGATTTGCAGCAAAAAGTTCGTGTAACAAGCTCAGAGCATTCCCCTATAAACATGAGGTCGAGGAAGCGGAAAATCAGAGATGATGATGCATCAGCAAAGACATTTGTCAATAAAAAAGGGAAATCGGAAAACAGATTTCGTGGAGCAAATCCCAATAATGAAAGCAGTTTCAGTTTGACCGAGGAAAAATCTCAAAGCAGCACGGTGCTTCACCCCTCATCGAAGAAAAAGCTGAAACAGTCAAAAGAGAAGGTTAAAAACCAGCAGAACGGAAGGAAACACGGTGGGACAGATCCATTACGGAAGGATAATACGCCGAGCATTAAGCAAGAACGTGTTGAACCCGTAggtaaacatagaaaaggacgGGCTTTCAAAGGCCAGTCTGAACAATCAAAAGAGGGCATCAATCCAAGGAACAGAAAAAAGGGCCAAAAGAACAATGCAGTGGGAAAGGACATGGTTGATAAACTTGACTTGTTGATTGAACAGTACCGATCCAAATTCACACAGAACGATTCTCTTCGAAGTGATGACAAGAAGCAAGGCTCTAAGAGACTTAAAAGGTGGTTTGAATCATGA
- the LOC140963178 gene encoding uncharacterized protein isoform X2, translated as MGKRKTMNGGGGDSQHSPSTVFVANLPFSLTSAQLEETFGEIGPIRRCFMVTDKGSKEHRGFGYVQFAVVEDASRAIELKNNSIVGGRKIVVKQAMHRASLEKRRPKENQDAVQTKNDKDILTAETDKLGQPSNLQAKGKLTVKGVGNAVSNGPPDEGHNSEKQRVAKTVVFGGLFDNNMADEVHRRARGFGTVSSVIYPLPEEELDRHGLAQEGCRTNASSVLFTSVKSACACVAALHQKEIHGKFVWARQLGGEGSKTQKWKLIVRNLPFKATQTEVKDMFAAEGFVWDVFVPQNSETGSSKGFAFAKFTSKQEAENAIQKFNGKKFGKRTIAVDWAVSKKVYTSVSNSVTAVEDGKNENDGEADIDSDSADNDVEVVEKSQEADNGDVALDVSEENDSESEVDFEEEVEIARKVMNNLTSSSSRNVFGDEEHQGQLNGKNNDESVEVENKCSDASAKPTLDSTRSKLVNAKSVEGDDELQRTIFITNLPFGVDTEEVKQRFSAFGEVQSFIPVFHQVTKRPRGTGFLKFRTNDAFNAAFSAASEESGLGIFLKGRKLTVLKALDKKTADNKALEKAKKEDHDHRNLYLAKEGLIMKGTPAAEGVSEKDMSKRQNLYEKKMTKLRSPNFRVSRTRLIVYNVPTTMKEKDLKQLFISAVASRAKKQKPSIQQIKLLEDIKKVENGEKSGRRGVAFIEFTEHQHALVALRVLNNNPGTFGPERRPIVEFAIDDVQKLKLRKEKIQYQQQASLNNSTEDLQQKVRVTSSEHSPINMRSRKRKIRDDDASAKTFVNKKGKSENRFRGANPNNESSFSLTEEKSQSSTVLHPSSKKKLKQSKEKVKNQQNGRKHGGTDPLRKDNTPSIKQERVEPVGKHRKGRAFKGQSEQSKEGINPRNRKKGQKNNAVGKDMVDKLDLLIEQYRSKFTQNDSLRSDDKKQGSKRLKRWFES; from the exons ATGGGAAAGAGGAAGACAATGAATGGCGGCGGCGGCGATAGCCAGCACTCTCCGTCCACAGTATTCGTCGCGAATTTACCTTTTTCGCTTACCAGCGCTCAG CTGGAAGAAACATTCGGTGAGATTGGACCTATCAGAAGGTGCTTCATGGTGACGGACAAGG GGTCTAAGGAACACCGAGGCTTTGGCTATGTACAATT TGCTGTCGTTGAAGATGCTAGCCGTGCAATTGAACTGAAAAACAACTCGATCGTTGGAGGTAGAAAGATTGTCGTCAAACAAGCTATGCATCGAGCTTCCCTCGAGAAACGCCGACCAAAAGAAAATCAAG ATGCTGTCCAGACGAAGAATGATAAGGATATTTTGACTGCAGAGACAGACAAGCTTGGACAGCCTTCAAATCTCCAAGCAAAAG GCAAATTAACGGTAAAAGGAGTAGGAAACGCTGTATCAAATGGTCCACCTGATGAAGGACATAATTCTGAAAAACAACG GGTTGCCAAGACAGTCGTATTTGGTGGTCTTTTTGACAATAACATGGCCGACGAAGTTCATCGGCGAGCTAGGGGTTTTGGAACAGTATCGTCTGTCATTTACCCTCTTCCAGAGGAAGAGCTTGACCGGCATG GGCTGGCTCAAGAAGGGTGTAGAACGAATGCTTCATCAGTACTGTTTACCAGTGTGAAATCAGCTTGTGCGTGTGTTGCAGCACTGCACCAAAAAGAGATACATGGAAAATTTGTCTGGGCACGGCAGCTTGGTGGAGAG GGCTCTAAAACCCAAAAATGGAAACTTATTGTCAGGAATCTCCCTTTCAAG GCCACACAGACCGAGGTTAAAGATATGTTTGCTGCTGAAGGATTTGTCTGGGATGTTTTTGTCCCCCAAAATTCTGAGACGGG GTCATCTAAAGGATTTGCATTTGCTAAATTCACATCAAAACAAGAAGCGGAAAAT GCTATCCAGAAGTTCAATGGgaaaaaatttgggaaaaggaCAATTGCGGTTGACTGGGCTGTCTCTAAAAAAGTCTATACCTCGGTTAGCAATTCTGTTACTGCTGTAGAAGATG GGAAGAATGAAAATGATGGAGAAGCTGATATTGATAGTGATTCAGCGGATAACGACGTGGAGGTGGTGGAAAAATCACAAGAAGCTGATAATGGTGATGTTGCTCTGGATGTGTCTGAGGAAAATGACAGTGAaagtgaagttgattttgagGAAGAGGTGGAGATTGCTAGAAAAGTTATGAATAATCTCACGTCATCATCTTCTAGAAATGTTTTTGGAGATGAGGAACACCAAGGGCAATTAAACGGGAAAAATAatgatgaatcagttgaggTAGAAAACAAATGTTCTGATGCATCAGCAAAACCAacattggactctacaagatcTAAACTAGTAAACGCAAAATCAGTTGAAGGAGATGATGAGTTGCAGAGGACCATTTTCATTACCAATCTTCCTTTTGGTGTTGACACCGAAGAAGTGAAGCAACGTTTTTCTGCATTTGGTGAAGTGCAGTCATTTATACCAGTTTTTCATCAAGTCACCAA GCGACCCCGGGGAACTGGTTTTCTCAAGTTTAGGACAAACGATGCTTTCAATGCAGCATTTTCGGCAGCCAGTGAAGAATCTGGTCTTGGTATCTTCTTAAAAGGTAGAAAGCTAACTGTCCTGAAGGCTTTGGACAAGAAAACAGCTGATAATAAGGCATTGGAGAAGGCCAAAAAAGAAGATCATGACCACCGAAATCTTTACCTGGCAAAG GAAGGCCTAATCATGAAAGGTACACCTGCTGCTGAAGGAGTTTCAGAGAAAGATATGTCAAAGCGCCAGaa CTTGTATGAGAAAAAGATGACCAAGCTTCGTTCCCCAAACTTTCGCGTGTCGAGGACAAGGCTAATTGTTTACAATGTGCCTACGACAATGAAAgaaaaagatttaaaacaaCTTTTTATAAGTGCAGTTGCCTCTCGTGCCAAAAAGCAAAAACCCTCAATTCAGCAG ATAAAGCTCTTGGAAGACATAAAAAAAGTAGAGAATGGAGAAAAAAGTGGTCGAAGAGGAGTTGCTTTCATAGAGTTCACAGAGCATCAACACGCACTCGTGGCCCTGAGAGTTCTTAATAACAATCCTG GCACATTTGGTCCTGAACGACGCCCAATTGTGGAGTTTGCAATAGACGATGTCCAGAAATTGAAGCTTCGTAAAGAAAAGATTCAATATCAGCAGCAGGCTTCTCTTAACAACAGCACAGAGGATTTGCAGCAAAAAGTTCGTGTAACAAGCTCAGAGCATTCCCCTATAAACATGAGGTCGAGGAAGCGGAAAATCAGAGATGATGATGCATCAGCAAAGACATTTGTCAATAAAAAAGGGAAATCGGAAAACAGATTTCGTGGAGCAAATCCCAATAATGAAAGCAGTTTCAGTTTGACCGAGGAAAAATCTCAAAGCAGCACGGTGCTTCACCCCTCATCGAAGAAAAAGCTGAAACAGTCAAAAGAGAAGGTTAAAAACCAGCAGAACGGAAGGAAACACGGTGGGACAGATCCATTACGGAAGGATAATACGCCGAGCATTAAGCAAGAACGTGTTGAACCCGTAggtaaacatagaaaaggacgGGCTTTCAAAGGCCAGTCTGAACAATCAAAAGAGGGCATCAATCCAAGGAACAGAAAAAAGGGCCAAAAGAACAATGCAGTGGGAAAGGACATGGTTGATAAACTTGACTTGTTGATTGAACAGTACCGATCCAAATTCACACAGAACGATTCTCTTCGAAGTGATGACAAGAAGCAAGGCTCTAAGAGACTTAAAAGGTGGTTTGAATCATGA